The genomic stretch TTTTCCAGGAAGTGGTTTGGTTAGTAATTCAATTTTGTTTCTAGTAATAGAtctgtttacattttctgtttcatccTGATCTACTCTTGAGGATTATAACCTctaaatgtgtgtatatttcttctacattgtgcaatttgttggtataaaatttctcaaagtaatctcttttaatccatttatttctgtggtgtcgactgcaattttctttcacttctgatcttgagtcttctctcttgttttcttgatTAGTTTTGTTAGATTTTATCAAttgtatcttttcaaagaaccagctcttaagAGTGCAAGCACATGAGCAGTCCTCCGCTCTTTCTCTGTGGCTGTCACCTCAGCCAGACCAGCTGAGCAGAGCTTCATGGAAGCAGCGGCAGCATGGATCCCAAGCTAGTTCTTAGAAATCAGCTACCAGGAAAAATGACTTTTACTCATATCAGCCACTTTCTGAGGACCCTCCTCCAGAGACAGGAGAGTCTGTGTGCCTCCAGCTCAAGTCTGGGGTTCATCTCTGCAGGGTTGGTGGCAGTTTAAGCCCCCAAACACGCTCCAGATGTCACGAGGCACATTACCAAAGTAAGGAGCATCATACTCCAGACTGGAGATGGGGACATAAGCAGGCTTGTAGACAATCAGAATTTGAAATTGTAATAAGAACAGAAGATGAGGTTACACTTGAAGATGttgaaaagggaagggaagcagaaattACAGGAAGCATGGGTGAAGCACCTGATGAAGAATTGGATTCCATGGCAAAACATGAACCCAAGGAAGATAAAAATTCCAGAAGTTTAAAACTAAAATAGCCCTAGAGCCAGAACAGATTCTTAGATATGCCAGAGGGATTGTACCCATCTGGATCTCTGGTGAAAATGTCCCTCAAGAAAAGGATATTCCAGTTTGCCCCTGTGGGGCCAAGAGAATATTTGAATTCCAGGTCATGCCTCAGTGGCTCAACCACCTAAAGGCCAACAGACTCGGCAGGAGTGTTGATTGGGGTGTTCTGGCTGTCTCCACCTGTGTTGAAAGCTGTAGACAGGGGATTGGCTACACAGAGGAACTGGTTTGGAAGCAAGATATAACAGATACACCTGAAGACAAGGTCATAAAGCCTTACAAATTCTCATAATCTCTTAGACCTTACCATTCCCGTGCTAGGACTGTATCCTAAGGAAATACCTATACCAGAGACAAAGATGTTGCTTTAGGTGAGTttacaatatgtaaatattaGTGAAACAAAAAGGTCCAGTGACAAGTAATTCAATAAATTTTGGTGGGTCCCTACAGCAGAAAGTAAtgcagacttttcttttttaatgtttttttttaatttttgagagagagagagagagagagagagagaatgtggggtgggggcagagagagagggagacacggaatccaaagaagattccaggctccaagctgtcaccacagagcctgacgcagggcttgatctaatGAACTGGGaattcataacctgagccaaagtcaaatgtttaactgatggagtcacccaggagccccagtggaGTCTTAATGATACAGACCTATATGCACATCAAATAAGATACAGATTTACAGGGCACCGGGGTGACTCAGCTGAtcgtctcacggtttgtgggttctagccccacgttgggatctgtgctgacagtacagaccctggagcctgcttcggattctgtgtctcactctctctgtcttccctcccgcgctcatgctctctctctcaaaaactaagtaaatattaaaaaaaaattttaaagcaacttGTATTAGAAAAAACATACAGCTTTCAGCTGACAACAAGATATTCATAGTATGTATCTTTGTAAAagtatttatatgtgtgtttgtCCACAGAAATCTGGAAAGACACATACTCGGTGTGAACTAATTAACTATGAATAGTGGGACTAagtgaaataattgttttatctgtatgtttgtttctttctacaATAAAATGGGTTCATGGCCTAATTAAGACcaaaaagggggtggggaaccAGCTGTTAGTTGTcttgatgttttctatttttaaatctccatttcatctctttctgctctgttctctgtGACTTGGGCTttgcttgttcttctttttctagttactcTAGGTGTGAGGTTAgaatgtttgagatttttcttgtttcctgaggtAGGCCTGTGTCAGTATgcacttccctcttaggactgtgTGTGCTACACGTGCAAAAAATTTTCCATCAcggtattcattcatttttatctggCTCCGAGTATTTGATGATTCCATGTTAATTTCTCTGTTGGCCTGTTGGTTTTTAGTAGCATGCTGTTATCCTCCACATGATTGAgctttttcctattcttttcttGTACTTGACTTGTAACTTCATACTGCTGTGCACGGAAAACATGCTtagtatgatttcagtcttgttAAAAttgctgagacttgttttgtggcctaacatatgatctatcctggagaatgttccatgtgcacttgaaaagaatgtgtgttctgctgcttgGGGTGGATTGTCCacatgtatctgttaagtccaccagGTTTATTTAATGTGTCACTGAAATCTACCCTTTACTTACTGATTATCAGTCCGGATGCTCTACACATTCACATTAGTGGAGTGTTAAATTCTTCTACAATTATTGTACTACTGTCATATTCTGcctttatttctattaatatttgcttatatattgAGGTGTTCCTTGCAGAGTGTGTAGTTATATTCCATTGTTAtgctcttgttggattgatctgTTTATCGTCAAGCATTCGCCTTCTGTGTCTCTTAccacagtctttgttttgaagtctgcTTTATCTCATATAAGTATTTCTAGTTTCAGCCCCTGCAGGGGGCTTCTAATGGACTTCATCTGTCACCTTTAGAATAATGTATGGGTACCCAAGGTAAAAACTGACAATGGGGAACAATGTGATTGACCTGTGTGGACACAGTTACAAACGTTTTGGTATTAAAGCTAATGTAAGGTTGTGATATAATTAAATAGACATTCTGTTAGAGTTATCCACATCACACATAACACTTATATTCTACCAAGGTTTACTAAACATCAAATGAGCTCACATTATCTTTATTGTAATTTGTCAGGAAAAGATAGCT from Prionailurus viverrinus isolate Anna chromosome A2, UM_Priviv_1.0, whole genome shotgun sequence encodes the following:
- the LOC125161212 gene encoding LOW QUALITY PROTEIN: programmed cell death protein 2-like (The sequence of the model RefSeq protein was modified relative to this genomic sequence to represent the inferred CDS: inserted 1 base in 1 codon), which produces MDIRKNDFYSYQPLSEDPPPETGESVCLQLKSGVHLCRVGGSLSPQTRSRCHEAHYQSKEHHTPDWRWGHKQACRQSEFEIVIRTEDEVTLEDVEKGREAEITGSMGEAPDEELDSMAKHEPKEDKXFQKFKTKIALEPEQILRYARGIVPIWISGENVPQEKDIPVCPCGAKRIFEFQVMPQWLNHLKANRLGRSVDWGVLAVSTCVESCRQGIGYTEELVWKQDITDTPEDKVIKPYKFS